In Candidatus Promineifilum breve, one genomic interval encodes:
- a CDS encoding class I SAM-dependent methyltransferase codes for MSESYQTLLEATIAAEEFIEAGFHGARRGADVPWARVTIRPVLIKDGRHLQFVYFDGRQEVARNYRAGEATGPLRELLALPFHSIQAETATETIRVQFSKKGKPIVHREKRTNGQPITLDLAHDRPKAGILPADAPPPFLRAIGVTTADGRIRANQERKFRQINEFLRLIDETGEIDKVTTRPLRVVDLGCGSAALTFATYHYLTTIKDIPTAMTGVDAKEFLMARHQATAAELGWEGLTFAAGQILDYAPAEAPDVVLALHACDTATDDALARAVRWGSRLIFSAPCCHHHLQAQLAAAETPSPFRPVLRHGILRERLGDALTDALRAHILRLLGYRAEVLEFVAVEHTPKNLMIRAVHTGAPPTPALVAEYRALKTYWGVTPYLEELLSAELATVLTTNPSNPV; via the coding sequence ATGTCCGAGTCGTACCAAACGCTATTGGAAGCGACAATAGCCGCTGAGGAGTTCATCGAAGCCGGCTTCCACGGCGCGCGGCGCGGCGCGGATGTGCCCTGGGCACGAGTCACCATTCGGCCGGTGCTGATCAAGGACGGCCGCCACCTGCAATTCGTCTATTTCGATGGGCGGCAGGAAGTTGCCCGGAACTATCGCGCTGGGGAAGCAACTGGCCCTCTGCGCGAGCTGCTGGCCTTGCCCTTCCACAGCATCCAGGCCGAAACCGCGACCGAGACGATTCGCGTGCAGTTCAGCAAAAAGGGCAAGCCCATCGTCCACCGCGAAAAACGAACGAATGGGCAGCCGATCACCCTCGATCTGGCCCACGACCGGCCCAAAGCGGGCATCCTGCCGGCCGACGCGCCGCCGCCCTTCCTGCGGGCCATCGGCGTGACGACGGCCGACGGCCGCATCCGCGCCAATCAGGAGCGCAAGTTTCGCCAGATCAATGAGTTCCTGCGCCTGATCGATGAGACGGGCGAGATCGATAAGGTCACGACCCGCCCGTTGCGCGTCGTCGATCTGGGCTGCGGCAGCGCCGCGCTGACCTTCGCCACCTACCACTATCTGACCACGATCAAAGACATCCCCACGGCGATGACCGGCGTCGATGCCAAGGAGTTCCTGATGGCTCGCCACCAGGCCACGGCCGCTGAACTGGGTTGGGAGGGGCTGACCTTCGCCGCCGGCCAAATTCTCGATTATGCCCCGGCCGAGGCCCCCGACGTGGTGCTGGCTCTGCACGCCTGCGACACGGCCACCGACGACGCCCTGGCCCGCGCCGTGCGTTGGGGCAGCCGGCTCATCTTCAGCGCCCCCTGCTGCCACCATCATTTGCAAGCCCAACTGGCCGCGGCCGAGACGCCGTCGCCGTTTCGCCCCGTGTTGCGCCATGGCATCCTGCGCGAGCGGCTGGGCGACGCGCTGACCGATGCCCTGCGCGCCCACATCCTGCGCCTGCTGGGCTACCGGGCCGAGGTGCTGGAGTTCGTCGCCGTGGAGCACACGCCCAAAAACCTGATGATTCGCGCCGTCCACACTGGCGCGCCGCCCACTCCGGCCCTCGTGGCCGAATACCGGGCGCTCAAGACGTATTGGGGCGTTACCCCCTATCTGGAAGAACTGCTCAGCGCCGAGTTAGCGACTGTCCTGACCACCAATCCATCCAATCCCGTCTGA